The window TGTCCAGTCTTGAAGAACTATATGCAGGCAGCTTTATGGAATGGGAATCCTCTGTATACTATGATAGTGATAGTAGTGTTGAATTTGAGGAAGATTATTGTGGTATTGGAGGCAAAGTCAACGCGAGCCTCGATGAATTAGAATCTCTGCCTTTAACATCACTACAAATTTCTGTACCGGAACCATCCGTTTTGCCTACAGAGTCTGTCTTGAAAAATCTAGCTAGATTTAGAATTGTTATAAAGATCAATCTTTTTGCAGAGGGAAGAACACTAGGTAGTATGGATTCAGAGAATGGGTTGAGACTTGAAGGGGATGCGAGCGCGATTAAAAGGAGTGGGATATGTGTACTGCTGAAGAAAACTGAAGATCTGATATTGTACAGTGTGAGGAATTTGAAGAGTGTGTGGCATGAGTTAGAAAATGATGGTTTTCCACAGTTGAAGTGGATATCAATAGAGGAATGTCGGACATTACAACACTTGGTGAACATAAGCCACATCTCAAGTAGTTCACAGCTCCCATGTTTTAGTAACCTAAGAGACATAACAATAGCATCATGTGACAATTTGAACTACTTGTTTCCAGTGTCCATGGCTAGAAGATTGAGTCAACTCCGCAGGATATATGTATATGGCTGCCAAAGAATGGATGGATTGTTTTACGGGAAGGAAGAGGATGATGAGGTTGAGTTTCCTAATCTAATCAAATTGGAATTAAAAAGTCTGCCCGAACTCAAAGGTTTGTTGGTAGACATGGATAATGCAGCCACCAACTCATCCGTTATTCCTGGCAAGGTACATTTCTACCGAGAAATTCTACTAAACTCCTAGAGTAATACactcaatcaattaaaaagaggGATATACACTCTCCCCATCCAGGAGTATTGTAGAATTTCTACTTACCTACCAAGTATTTCATGTTCTCTTTATTAATTATTCATATTTGTACATTATATAAagggttaaggtacaaaaatacccttaacgttgacagtggagagcaattttacccctgacgTCTAAaaaggtgcaattttacccttaacgttggcaacaaacaacaattttacccccacgttgataagttgggtcaacttgagaaataatttatcaaattgtgtCTTTACAGTCATAAATCGTGTCATTTCCACTGTACGCGTACTCTAGTTTATCACTCACCATTAATAGATCACAAAGATATGTATACAcagtgaaaaaaattaaaaaattataatgtgTGCTGTATGAGTTGGATAGAAAAAATCCATATATTttgtcgaatttaaaaatattgatctttaattttattatgaaaCTACAAAAACGAAAAAGATTAGAACCAATTAATACGCAACTGATGTAGAATACGGGAACAAAATGTCTGCCTGgtttaataatgtttgaaattgacccaatttgccgatgtttggggtaaaattgcacaattttagatgttaggtgtaaattgctcttgacggtcaatgttagaggtatttttgcaccttatcccttatataaattaattatctatATGATCTTATTGCACATAAAAGGGGTCATTATGTTACTAaagtgcaaagttcagggaaTTTAAAGTCCGGTTTTGAAGTTTAGGGATTATAAAGAAGGTAAGGGAAAAGTTGAGGGACCATGGATATAATTTACCCCCACAAAAGTTAAACCGTCACTGTTTTTGCTGATATCAAATTTTCAATGTATACCAAATGgttttatcattttaaaattttagttttatatgattttaattttataattcaattCTTAGTTGTTTTATGTATACTGGagtgttcacatggaccttaatgaccatcTAGTATTTGTTTTCACATatagatctagacttattaaattCTAAAGCTTAGTATTTGCTCTTTATACCTGATCATTTATACTTTACATTAATAATTAAAAGGGTCAACACAGATTAAATTGAAGTGTTATGATgattttttgggtaaattacattcattgTCCTTGAACTATAGGGCTATTGACAACATAGCCCCTGAGCTTTATTTCTTGACATAAAAATCTCGTAACTTTGCATTATCATAGCATTGAAGTCCCAGTCGTCGAAAATCCATTAAAAACTTCGAACCctctttttatgttttgttaTTATATGTGAATTTCCAACAGATGTCTATATCATTTCTGTCACGTTGGATACGACTCTCAAATCTGCAAGAGCTTGTGATGGAACGTTGCCATTTGGTAAATGTGGCATTTTCGATCTTTGTTGTTGAGCAATTAGTTCAgcttaaaactttaaaaattAGATATTGCAAGCAGATGGAATATATTATTGGAGGCGAAGATGTAGAAAAACATACAAGAACAAGTAGATTGGTGTTTCCAATGTTAATATCTATCAACATTAGTGATCTACCAGAACTGGCAAGTTTTTGTCAAGACAGTAACTTTTTCTGGGATTGGAACTCATTGAAGGAAATACAGATAGATAAATGTCCCAAGATGAAGACATTAGTTGCACAAACTCAAATCATCCCTTCAACATCAAATCAAACTGTTGCTTCCATCAAAGAGGTATTAGCCTTTTGCATTTTGACTTTTAGGTGAGGGGCCTTAAAGAAAGGCCCAAGTTGAGATTCCATGGGTGTATTTTAACCCTTACATGTTGGGTTAATTACACATGTGGTCCTCCAAGTAGGGCTTGAAATgggccgagccgctcatgagcggcttggTGTttggctcgatttataaacgatCGAGCTTGAGCACGGCGAAGCTCGGATCGAAAGCTCGTGAACACGCtcgattataggttcatgaacaagctcacAAGCTAGCTTggttataatgttcatgaacacgCACAAGCTtggtttaattatatttttaataataatatttttattaagggTGAAATGTAAAACAACTTAGTATTATGTaaactttagttttgtagatttcaaaactatttagttttgtgttaatgaaatttcaaatcaatataattaatgagttgatAATGAGCGAAGTTCATGAACTGAATTAACGAGTTTAACGAGCTGCTCGCGAGCAAAGCTCGGTAACAAGCTCGTGAACAGCTTGTTAACAAGCTCGCGCACAGCTCGTGAGCAGAATGTTGATCGAGCTCGTGCTGGTCAATTTTCTGAAGAGCCGAGCATGAGCAGGTCAAAGCTCAGCTCGACTCGACTCGATTACAACCCTACCTCCAAGTATAAAGAATGGGAACACCAATGCCATAAAACTTAATTTCTtaacataaaaatcatcaaatattaaaaaaacaacCTAGTTTGGCCTTTCTAAAAACAAAATGGAAGGTGTCTAAAagcaaaatattaaaaaaacaacCTAATTTGGCCTTTCTTGGTTCTCTTGATATGAGAAATCAAAAGGGAGGGGATGAATGCAACTGACTCGGTTGAGTGTTGGTgacatgtatttttttattattttttaatccatGTAAAAGGACTACAGGATAAATCAAATGTAAagttggatgattttaatgttaagAAATTAAATTTGGTAGCATTAGTATTCCATTCCTGATACTTGAAGGACTGGGAGTGTAGTTATCCATATTTGATAGCTCATTTCAAATAGCatgatttttttgttgttgttgacaCATGTTTTTGCATCTTATATTACTTATTGTGATAGGTAATACCAAATGAATCTCAAACACGGACTGAGTCTTCGTCTTCCCATAGCTCAAGGAATTGGCATGTAGAGTTggtttctattttattttggtCATCTTGGATACGACTTTCAAATCTGCAAAAGCTTGTATTGGGGGGTTGCAATTCGCTGAAAGTGATATTCTCAATCTCTGTTGCTGAGCAGCTACTGCACCTTCGAACTTTAACTATACAAGTATGTAAGGAAGTGGAATATATTGTTGCAACTCTTCCaggacaagaagaagaagaagaaaaacatacAAGAACAAGTAAATTAGTCTTCCCAATGTTAACATCTATACACATTTTTAATCTACCTCAGTTGGTGACTTTCTCTGCTGACGCTCGTGTTTCCTTGGATGGGCATTCATTGAAAGAAATACAAGTACATTACTGTCCTAAAATGAAGACATTAATAGCACTCAATCAAAGCACTTCAACATTAGATCAAAGTCTTCTTTCCATCAATGAGGTTTGCGTTCTGattttgaataatttttatAGTTCAGGTTCCGTTTACTTGGCCTAAAAAACCATTTCGCCTGAATTTACTCAAAGTTACACCTATTGACCCTCTAAACTTACTTAAGTTAATTTccttaaagtgatctattggCCCTGAACTTATTTGAAGTGATGTGATACGCACTTTAACTTGCTCAAATCACCTCTTACTCTGCCACGTAGCTTTAATCATGTCATCTTAAACAAGTTCAGAGGACTAACGAGACATCTTTAATGTTCAGGGGTCAATCGGGTTTTTGGCCCCCCTGAACTTGGACTAAAAAACTGATTGACCCTCTGAAGTTTAAGGATGTAGCATTAGCCGATTCAGGGGCTCAAAAAACTGATTGACCTCCTCCATGATTAACTCCCTATTTGTGGGGCAGAGTAAGAGGTGATCTGGTCAACTTAAAGCGCGTATCACTTTAGCTAAGTTTAGAGGGCTAATAATTcaatttaagcaagttcaataAGTAAGTTCAGGGAACAATGATGTATCCATAGATAAAGATGAGTTTTTCCCTCTGTATGTATCTTTGTTTTTATATCATTATATCTTGAAGTGAATAAAGATATTCCTGGAGTAAAATTGTAGAAAATATTTATCGTCTAGGCAGTTATGATAGTATTTTGTACCTGAATCGGTGGCTCACTTTTTCTAAAATAATAGGGAAGAGGACCGAAACATGTCATTGAAAGATCTAGTATGTACCATACCTGGACAATAGTTGGAGTCAACGACTCTCATAGGGCTCTGTAGTGGAAGAACCAAAAACTCAGAGGGTCAGTGGACCAAAATTGAGTGagaaaacatatatttttttgggaTTAATAATCAGTGACGGAGAAATCTATCGTAGTTCGATCTGTACTGCCAAATTTGTCATAAATTCTGTAAATAACAAGATTAGGGACGAGATTTTATATTAGCGACATAATTTTTGtgataaatccaattttttgtTACTTTTCCCTGGAATTGGGGGGGTTGACGGAATAATTAACCTaccatttttacaattttaatgcAGATGCTATTCAAGATTGCGCCAGAATCTAAAGGATCTCCATCTCTATCTGTAGAAGAAGTGGATGTTCAAGACTGTGTGAATTTGTCTAATCTTTTCTCCTCGGATGTGGCCAAACTTCTGGGGAAACTACAACGTTTAAAAGTAACAACATGTGAGAAGATTGAAGAGGTTATTTCAAAAGGAAATGAAGAAGCAGTTGACAAAATTGCATTTCCTCAGTTAAAGTCAATGGAACTAAAGGGTTTACAAAACCTTCGGAGTTTCTACAATGGGATTCATCCGGTTGAATTGTCGTTTTTGAAAGATTTACAATTTGATGAATCCAATTTTCAACTGAAGATTTTCTTGTTCGAATGCTCGCTGAATGTAAAGGAAATGTGCATAAATGGAACCGATTATTCAAAAATGGGAAATCATTTCACCAATGATACCATAAAAGAACAGGTACAATCAGCTAACCTTTTATTCAACATTTTacttagttcaatttaatacaTAATTACACATAAACTTCCCACTTTTTCCTGGGAACTTATATTTGGATCTATATCACACCTACATTTGTCAAATTTGGACATCTGACACTCTTATTTGCTGATTTGGTAGACTTCATATTAAGTCGGCATGGCACCGTCAAGTCAAACTTCCCTTTAAACATGTTTCATGCCATGTCAGTAAATAATGGTGTTCAAATTGACAAGTTTAGATGTGTTACAACTTACAAGTCCAAGATAAGTTCGGAGTGCCAAATGGTAAAAAGTGACAAATTTAGATGTGCAATTATATATCAAGCCATTTAATTTTCTCTCATAAGAagaaaccatatatatatatgttagcgATTCATCCTTTAAACACCCAAAACTTAGTTTTAAGCCCCTAAACTACACAAGTTTGTGCAATTGAACCCACattttttaattctattaaacTCTTGATCTTTATAGTTGAAACTTATTGAACTTTTTCTAATCCAAACAATTTGTGGAAGTGAACCACGGAAGACATGTGATGGAGTTGAAAAAAATAGGCTCAATAGATTCCGATTATAAAGTTCAAGGGCTCAATAATCCCGACCCTTCAAGATTAAGGACTTGACAAAAAATATTTAAGTTTTGAGGGTGTAACGAACGAGTCCTGGGTGGGTGGATTTTGGGTAGAAGGCCTGCTAAACGAACGACCTTAAGGATAGTGATGGTATAGGAATGAACTTACTCCCACGttggaaatggagagagagttaGTGGGGTATATTAGTAAGATGTGTTTCTAATACATGCAGACATGTTTTAAATGGAGGGAATGAGACTTGGgtcagagcggacaatatctaagTGACGCATTTTACTGGTTGTTATAGTTCTTTCTTACTTCCACCGCTATCCCTTAGAGCCGCTTCTTGCTCAGGCCTTTTACCCGGTGCCACCTACTCTGGACCGGCTCGTTACAATAACAAATTTATGAAATTCAGTCTTAAAAGTATGTTTCTTTTTTGAAGATGTTGAACAAAGTAAGCATATGCTGCGTTGAGCATTTCCTGATTATGTGTCAACTGCCACATGAAGACTCAAGTAGTATTCGAGATTTACTCTTTACGAAGTGTGAGAAATTGTTGGATGTCATTCCTTGGAATTTGATTACAAGTCTTCAAAAGTTAGAAAAGCTTGTTGTGAAGAAATGTGATTCGGTAGAGAAAATATTCGAGTATGAAAGAGTAAATACTGAAGATCAAACAAGTATTACAATATTCTCTCATCTTGAAGAAATTACTCTGGAAGATCTGAAAAATCTCAAGCATATATTCAACAAGATTCCAAAAAGAATTCTGGGGTTTCAAAAGTTAGAAAAACTCGTCGTGAAGAGATGTGCTTCAGTACTTGAGCTATTCGAgttcgaagaagaagaaagtgtcaCAACATTTTCTCATCTCGACACTATTATTCTGGAATATCTGGAAAATCTCAAGCATATATTCACTAAAATTCCGGACAACATCGTTGGGTTCCAAAAGCTAAGGAAGTTACATGTTGAAAATTGCAACAACTTGAGAAACATATTCTCAGTATGGTCGGTAAAGGGTCTTGTACAGCTCCAACAACTAGAGGTAGCGTTTTGTACGAGGTTGGAGGAAATAGTTGCAAAacaggaaaaagaagaagaagaagctattgtGTTCCCAAAACTGAGGAGTATTAATGTTTTATCTTGTCCTAAACTTGAATGTTTTTACAGTGGAAAACGTGCCATTGAATTGCCAGTACTGAAAAGCTTGAGCATTTTCAGCTGTGATGCTATTCAGACTTTCTCAAATGGATTATTGAGCACTCCAAATCTGCATAAAATAGCAATTGATTTTATGAATCATCCTTGTAATGGAGACCTTAATGCAGCCTTATCAAGCAAGTAGAAGAAGGTACACTCTATTACTTAACATGGTTTGTTCTCATTTCATTTGCGTCTGAAATGGTATCTTTTACAACTCGAAataaggtttttacagtttctcTATAAAAATTCAAATGTAGATGAAGTGGATAATGCTCTATTAACCAAGTTCTATGTTCAAAGCTCATTTTTCAGAAGCTTAATGTGTTAATTTGAAAGATGAAGGGCTCAATCCACCAAAATAAGAATGATTAGAGGCCTCTAGATGTTTTTTACCAAAATTCTAACATACTTTTGGGTGCATGTGCTTCCATCCAACAAGATCTCCCATTGGATGGGAGCATATTGTCACGGACACAGTCTTTCACTACCCCTGTCAACTGTGTACTGCCGGATGAAATCATGCGGGATGTGACAATATGCTCTGGGAGTACATTAGTCAGGTTTTGCACAACTAATGCACCATAGTTGGTACAAAAGTATGAATATATACCATCTTATGACGATCAATAATTTATCACCTACAATCAAAGAATTAGGATGTAAGAAATTATTTACCTATAAAAACGCACGTTACATGTACATTTCATTGGACAAAATATTTATATTGGTTTCAAAAGATTTGATGTTAAGCAGTTAACTAAACTTACCAAAAGAGCTTACAGCTACAATTAAAACCTCAAAGTTAACTGATGTCTATAATTTGTGGCTTTTTAGGGGGCTGGATTTATAAGGACTCTCTATTATGGAAAAGCTTGTCTGAGAGATGTTTGTTAGAGGACAGATGCAATTATACTTGTGATGATCAGTTGACCATTTTAATGTGGTtgttatgcttttttttttttaaattaaataattattctattattaatttttttaatgaaagattgggacgcgattaagaggttagacatcccaactaggttggcacccctaacgCACTTAACCAATcctgaatattattaaaaaaaaaaaaagaaaattacaaaagggGAGAAAATTAAAGGAAACGAATATGAGCAACATTACAAAGGTCATCGAAAACATGAAATTGCAGTGGTCTACATTGTAGATTTGTTTCTATTCATAAATTCAGTTTCCTTCATGTGCCATTTGTTTATGATGCGTTTGAAGACTATGATAGTTATGTAAGGAGCGTTTTTCTATGCAGCTATTCTAGACAGAGTTAGCTATTTATATAGGCGCTTTTGTTTGCATCATTAGGAGACTTTTAAAATTTTGACCTTCAGACCATGCTGTAGTAATCTTACATTTGTAGCAACTTCTTGTGTGTAATTGACAATCATCATCTGCCATTAATGATAAGTGCACTAGTCGTATGCATTGATTTGAGTGTATAACATGTTATTTGTCTTGATAACCCTATCACGGATTTTCTGTtttcattatattttattttagatgTCTATATGATTAGTAATTTAGTGTTTCTTATTGTTCGGTGGGAGTGATTGACTGATAGTCTATTTCATTATGAAGAACTCATGTTTGTGTTTTCATATTACTATGTCTTCATATGCTTTGTGGAAAATGGGCTAGTCTTAGCTTCTTTTGCTTAGGCCTAGATTTCTATGACCTGGACAATGAAAACAAGACGTGAGCTCGAAACCTTCGATCTCTTGATaggtgggtaaattacatacgtggtgtataaTGTTTGCTCTCTTTCATAATTTGGTGTATaatcttcaattttgcacacaaagttgtacaaccttttggtaaCTTTCCACTAAAGTGTAAACCGGTCAACGCGTTACGTCAACAATTTGACCTCCATAAAAGTAAAAAGTTGACCAGTCAACgtgccacatcagcaattttgaCTTTTATGAAGATCAAATTGCTGACGTGTCGTGTTGACTTcgcattgaccggtcataattaccGACTGTAGTCACTGTATATTTTAGTGGAAGGTCATCAAAATGTTATACAGTTCTGTGTGTAAAATTGAAAGTTTTACatcaaaatgtgaaaaatgacaaagattgtACACCACCACATATGTAATCTATCCTAGTTCAACCTTTGAACCTTTTGAATAATCATATAATCATAGAACCTTTCTAACTTTGAGGATTCTATATTGATTGAAACCTACACTTCCTCCATCGAACTCCTGATTATATTGAGATCTAATCATAGTATCTTACATCAATTGTTGTTGCATGTCCTTCCTTCAATGCCTCTTTGTACTCAAAGTCTTAGTTGCAAAACACTCAACTCTTCCATTTTGACAATAACTACTTTGAAACCTTCACTGAAGGTAAGTTGGCAATCATGGTTTCAATTTGATAGTAGATACTCTTCTTTCTTGCATAGATTTATTTTTCCATCttaacatgattttttttttttttttaataaaagcgGTCTTGAATGTACATGCAAGATTTTTGGTGAGAGTAAATGGCCAATTGCGCATGATTGGGTTGTGATCATGGACTTGATTGCTTGCAAaatattggcttaatacatcatttgctccccGAACTTGTCAAAAAAGGTTGATTGACCtcatgaactttcaaagtgtctcgatagcctcgtgaacttgcataaaatgttcatttagccctctgaacttgcgtaaaatgtaatcaattaatcgtTCGGTtgcaaaaagtaagttaaatgcgggaTATGTATTGTACACGTCTTAgattgttattacataattcataaaatatattaaaaaggaagttcttAATTGCAAAACTATAAACTTTGTTTtccctaatattagaaccgtataTCCCGACCTTCATCGTTTTGCTCTTTTAAAGACGTATTCAAtacatctttcgcatttaatttactttattttgtgcaattgagtgattaattgattacattttacgcaagttcagggagctaattgAACATGCAAAATAACACGACAATCAGTTTTGACACACTTACTTGTAATTCAAAATGGATATTGACCATAAGATTCTAATAAACCTAGTTCTAAAAATGAATTTGTTTATTCAGGGTTCATGTAAATATTATTGATGAAGATCAAATAATAAGATGATAAGATGATAATCCGTTTTGAAGCACTTGCCTACCGTCCAAATGGGTATTCACAATTTATAAAAAGACAATCTTTTGATACGATCCATTTGATATATATAGAAACATGAGGGAAACATATTTAAAGCATGTTTGTAGTCTAATTAGTTTCAATGTGTCAACCAGAACTACTTATGGAAGGATTCTAAATTTGAGTTTATTTTGACGCATATGGATGATACGATGgaaagacttttttttttcttaatgttAAATGCAGTAGGAACGTGGTAGCTTATAAAAAAAGACTTTACACTAATATCAAATAAATAGTAAAGATTGTTTTTTCAGACTTGCTCTTTGCTTTATTACAatactagtttttggcccgtgcgatgcacggatttatcttaatatataaatattaataaaaatacaatctaataattacaattaatgacataaatgtgttatataaattaaatattattatttgattttcacatttactttaaataatatttttatagataaatataataataaaataaaaactaatatattatatattatattatattttttatcagtaaaaaaggaggaagtgacacctcagttccatcattactgttttatattatatatagatagatatgtaaagaattagagagattttagggattaatttaaattctgtagtactcttagatatatgggataaaataatctttttatagataaatatacataataaaattaaaattaatatattaaattttttatcactaaaaaaggaggaagtgacacctcagttccatcgttactgttttatattatatagatatatagatgtgtagagaattagagagattttagggattaatttaaattctgtagaactcttagatatagtacggataaaataatctttttatagataaatatatataataaaattaaaattaatatattaaattttttatcactaaaaaatgaggaagtgacacctcagttccatcgttactgttttatattatatatagatgtgtagagaattagagagattttagggattaatttaaattctgtagaactcttagatatagtacggatacaataatctttttatagataaatatatataataaaattaaaattaatatattaaattttttatcactaaaaaaggaggaagtgacacctcagtttcATCgtcactgttttatattatatatagattgaaTTTCTTTATTTCTGATTCCTTTTCTTATTTACATACAAATTCTTTCAATTGAATAACACTAAAGACACgctcataaaaaaaaagttcataAATAACGAATGTCAACCAAATGCACGACCATGCAATACAAGATTGTTGGGCTTTTGGAGATTAAGAGATAGGCTCAACTGCAACGATGGGTccaactgcagcgatccaactCCGTGGGCGATTAAGGTTTCTTgaggagtataaatgtaacctctttctctgtaatccgtatctctttcattatagtgaaatatcctggTTTGGTAGTGCCCCtagacgtagtcattcatattgagtggcgaactgggtaaacaattctttTGTGTTTGCTTGTTTTTTGTTTATCTTAATTTCATTTATTCCTAACAAAGATGTAGTATAACAATGGAACGCTTTTACGATGATATTAAGATAAAAGGAAAGTTTAAAGGAAGCTATCAATTTTGGGTTATTAATACAGAGAGATGTGAACTCCATTAATTCATCCTAgcatggaaaaaaaaaatacttcaatCATCCAATATATTATGACTAGAACTAGACCAACCCGTTACTTATATATACACTTGCAACATGCTTAGTTCTTGTCCGATACAATTTTGCAAACAATATAACGGCACTGTCCCGCCTATTACTTTGCTTAATATGTCGTTTGCAACGGTTGTAGTTCATGCACGTGACAAATAGTCAAGCAGTCAATCTAATATGACCGGCCAATTTGTATTTGTATTAGTTTGATTAACGAACCGTTACAAATTCTTGGAATGCTTAAATTTTGTAATAGGGCTTCAAAATAAACCGATATAAATATACAGAAAGATCAAATAATATCGAAAGCTAATGTTGCAAGCAACTAATTTTACAACTATGTTATTTGATTATATATACAATAATGCATAAACTAATCCAACAGATAGAACATTTCAAacgaaaaaaataattttattagttttttcgCGGATAAGGAAAGATGACACAGCTGACAATAATCATACAAAATAGAAAACTTATAGCAAATATGTACTTAATGAATTTTTGTTTAATACAAAAACACCATTCTTGCGTAAATTAATTCATGTAATGTAAAATGTCAAATATTAGTAGATTTTagacccgtttgttttacctactgtttgctgttggaaaaaccTGATTTTCCAAATACTTAAAACTCATTTTGAAGTGGAAAGACAAACAGtagcatgaaaatgagcaatcAAACACCTAATTCTTATAAGTAAGAAAATGCTTAATACATCGTTTTTCTTTTGAGCTTGTTCAAAAAAATTGATTGACCTCCTGAAATTTCAAAGTATCTCGATAGTCCTatcaatttgtataaaatattcaattaatcATCTAAACTTGCGTCAAATGTAATCAATTTATTATTCCATTATAAAAAAGTAAGCTGCATGTAAAAATGAGTTATACGCATCTTAAAATGTCATTACATAATTTATAGAATAGATTAAAAAAGTTCTtattgctcaactataaaacttgttttctctaatattagaaccgcatgCCCTATcgtcttacttttttttttaatgtgtgCAACACATTTTCCGCattgaattttcttttttttataattgaatgattaattgattatattttacgtaagtttaggaagctaattgaaatattttaaaagttgaAGGGCCAACCGTTGGACAAGTTCatagcaaatgatgtattagaaaaaaaaa of the Euphorbia lathyris chromosome 7, ddEupLath1.1, whole genome shotgun sequence genome contains:
- the LOC136234957 gene encoding uncharacterized protein isoform X5, which translates into the protein MPSSVLNVSRWFLFLLDQLSVTFILGVYVLQVMHLLVLQLPVFPLQFRLQILPHLRILALTFLSPCEKVLVIDMEFLTAIVSSIAGEIAKYTVAPIGRQIGYLIFYDRNINNLKTKLQKLHDKKTGVDLQVNHAERNLYDPPPEVKTWQHQVVTVHVEATKFLEDEEIERKKRCFSGPCRNPKSLHSLSRKATKMSQDVVALLEDAEKFQFSEFACPRPPPALGSTFHTEGIKDFGSRVSLMKDVLKALMDDNLSMISICGLGGVGKTTMVKEIVKVVETQKLFDEVAMPVVSQNPNLKKIQGDIASCLGLELKDDTEKGRALKLHERIANNEKRILLILDDVWNEIDFEEIGIPAADESKIKCKIVLTSRREDECNKMGSQKNFRIHALSNAEGWDLFKGIAFADDSVDNQDLHQMAKQIAAECDGLPIAIVTIAKALKKKRESVWFDALNQLQRSNLKGVSGMGKVYSRLELSYDLLERGEAKSCFLLCCLFPEDYDIRVEDLVRYGMGLRLLENIESIQQARHRVHALVDELKDSFLLLDSDKDDHDQYVKMHDVIRDMAISIASKEKSYIVSCNDEMKKWPETDRYEDCHAISLRCKQMKEHPSDLNCPKLELVRLQYQKGLKRLPDNFFKGMKELKVLDLDIPSLPDSLPVLEKLRTLYLSDMAEIGDVRNVEILTIRDECFPMIPKEVGSMGKLRLLDLRGMSRLRYIPRGVLSRLSSLEELYAGSFMEWESSVYYDSDSSVEFEEDYCGIGGKVNASLDELESLPLTSLQISVPEPSVLPTESVLKNLARFRIVIKINLFAEGRTLGSMDSENGLRLEGDASAIKRSGICVLLKKTEDLILYSVRNLKSVWHELENDGFPQLKWISIEECRTLQHLVNISHISSSSQLPCFSNLRDITIASCDNLNYLFPVSMARRLSQLRRIYVYGCQRMDGLFYGKEEDDEVEFPNLIKLELKSLPELKGLLVDMDNAATNSSVIPGKMSISFLSRWIRLSNLQELVMERCHLVNVAFSIFVVEQLVQLKTLKIRYCKQMEYIIGGEDVEKHTRTSRLVFPMLISINISDLPELASFCQDSNFFWDWNSLKEIQIDKCPKMKTLVAQTQIIPSTSNQTVASIKEVIPNESQTRTESSSSHSSRNWHVELVSILFWSSWIRLSNLQKLVLGGCNSLKVIFSISVAEQLLHLRTLTIQVCKEVEYIVATLPGQEEEEEKHTRTSKLVFPMLTSIHIFNLPQLVTFSADARVSLDGHSLKEIQVHYCPKMKTLIALNQSTSTLDQSLLSINEMLFKIAPESKGSPSLSVEEVDVQDCVNLSNLFSSDVAKLLGKLQRLKVTTCEKIEEVISKGNEEAVDKIAFPQLKSMELKGLQNLRSFYNGIHPVELSFLKDLQFDESNFQLKIFLFECSLNVKEMCINGTDYSKMGNHFTNDTIKEQMLNKVSICCVEHFLIMCQLPHEDSSSIRDLLFTKCEKLLDVIPWNLITSLQKLEKLVVKKCDSVEKIFEYERVNTEDQTSITIFSHLEEITLEDLKNLKHIFNKIPKRILGFQKLEKLVVKRCASVLELFEFEEEESVTTFSHLDTIILEYLENLKHIFTKIPDNIVGFQKLRKLHVENCNNLRNIFSVWSVKGLVQLQQLEVAFCTRLEEIVAKQEKEEEEAIVFPKLRSINVLSCPKLECFYSGKRAIELPVLKSLSIFSCDAIQTFSNGLLSTPNLHKIAIDFMNHPCNGDLNAALSSK